From the Paludibacterium paludis genome, one window contains:
- a CDS encoding LysR family transcriptional regulator: protein MTSPDPFRGIAVFLRVVEAGSFTRAAERLDMSKSGVAKSIGRLEDGLGVRLFQRTTRRLSLTDEGLRFREGCLRALSELEDAQAQLTNRRRELAGRLRIDLPVVFGRRWVMPALLEIAARHPSLELDISLSDRRSDLVEDGIDLVIRIGPLVDSATQVARPLGVQRAVLVADPGYLARHGWPGAPEDLHGHACITFGGGGQARPWHLLDEYGHGQALNVRGRLGLNHSEAILDAVLAGQGIALLSDWLVAEHLRTGRLERVLPAVRTQGFPIHAVWLKNRHLSARVRHVVDLLAERFVPHAPWEPPAP from the coding sequence ATGACTTCACCGGATCCGTTTCGAGGCATCGCCGTATTTTTGCGGGTGGTGGAGGCGGGCAGCTTCACTCGTGCCGCCGAGCGGCTGGACATGAGCAAATCGGGTGTCGCCAAAAGCATTGGACGCCTGGAGGACGGACTGGGGGTGCGCCTGTTTCAACGCACCACGCGCCGTCTGAGTCTGACCGACGAGGGTCTCCGTTTCCGGGAAGGGTGCCTGCGCGCGCTAAGCGAACTGGAGGATGCGCAAGCACAGTTGACGAACCGGCGGCGGGAGCTGGCCGGCAGGCTGCGGATCGACTTGCCGGTGGTGTTCGGGCGGCGTTGGGTGATGCCGGCGTTGCTGGAGATCGCCGCCCGGCATCCTTCGCTGGAGCTGGATATCAGCCTGTCCGATCGCCGCAGCGATCTGGTGGAGGACGGCATCGATCTGGTCATCCGCATCGGTCCCTTGGTCGATAGCGCCACCCAGGTCGCCAGGCCGCTGGGCGTGCAGCGGGCCGTGCTGGTCGCGGATCCCGGTTACCTCGCCCGCCATGGCTGGCCGGGCGCGCCGGAAGACCTGCACGGGCACGCCTGCATCACCTTCGGCGGCGGCGGACAGGCGCGTCCCTGGCATCTGCTCGATGAATATGGGCATGGGCAGGCCCTGAACGTGCGCGGCCGCCTGGGGCTGAATCATAGCGAAGCGATCCTCGACGCCGTGCTGGCCGGGCAGGGTATCGCGCTCTTGTCGGACTGGCTGGTGGCCGAACACCTGCGGACGGGCCGGCTCGAACGGGTGCTGCCCGCGGTACGGACCCAGGGATTTCCCATTCACGCGGTCTGGCTGAAAAACCGCCACTTGTCGGCCAGGGTCAGGCATGTCGTCGATCTTCTGGCCGAACGGTTCGTGCCGCATGCGCCGTGGGAACCGCCAGCGCCATGA
- a CDS encoding histidine phosphatase family protein: MSAGCEPAVRHRFVFIRHAEARCNLQSADARIDSVSPDSPLTATGEEQARLLAAGLPEELVGARVFCSPMRRAVLTAGAIADRHGVPLAVDGRLEELRIASPLRPALDVAAWDSMLERRLAHPRREALPGVETLLAQRERVADFLLDRHAGRGRELSTLVVSHAFTIELAINLLLGQTPRMLARWRLRISNAALHVIENDYVGGPSRLMLVNAKNHLGTLL, encoded by the coding sequence ATGTCGGCAGGTTGTGAGCCCGCTGTCCGGCACCGTTTTGTCTTTATCCGGCATGCCGAGGCCCGCTGCAATCTTCAGTCCGCCGATGCGCGTATCGATTCCGTCTCTCCTGACTCGCCGCTGACGGCGACCGGGGAGGAGCAGGCGCGGCTCCTGGCCGCGGGACTGCCGGAAGAGCTGGTCGGCGCCCGGGTGTTCTGCAGCCCGATGCGCCGGGCCGTGCTGACCGCCGGCGCGATCGCCGACCGGCACGGCGTGCCGCTGGCCGTGGATGGACGGCTCGAGGAGTTGAGGATCGCTTCCCCGCTGCGGCCGGCACTCGATGTCGCGGCGTGGGACAGCATGCTCGAGCGCAGACTGGCGCATCCGCGGCGCGAAGCCTTGCCGGGAGTGGAGACGCTTTTGGCGCAGCGCGAACGGGTGGCGGATTTCTTGCTCGATCGGCATGCCGGCCGCGGGCGGGAGCTGTCGACACTGGTGGTGTCGCATGCTTTCACCATCGAGTTGGCGATCAACCTGCTGTTGGGGCAGACGCCGCGGATGCTGGCGCGCTGGCGGCTGCGCATCAGCAACGCGGCTTTGCATGTCATCGAAAACGATTATGTGGGCGGGCCTTCCCGGCTGATGCTGGTGAACGCGAAAAACCACCTCGGAACCCTGCTTTAG
- a CDS encoding MDR family NADP-dependent oxidoreductase: MSTCLVIPSRRQLFHLVRRPVGAPARDAFERVDEPMPELLPGSVLVANRYLSVDPYMRECMDEEWELHRPLEGRSLGQVVASQSESLPVGSWVFHRQGWATHARVPEEDARHIEVPSSVPPRVWLGLLGGTGLTAYVALTRIAALQPGQSVLVNAAAGGVGMAAAIMARRLGAGKIVGCTGSADKTARLMRDGIYDRVVDYRSPGAWRELADALPGGADVALENVGGAHLARTIELMAPHGRIAWVGAVSQYNGDVVPVENLYRLIEKRLTLRGFLVSDHRTVQSELESWLLPALMRRELPLADTVVHGFEHCAEAFLAMLEGRNLGKMIVEL; this comes from the coding sequence ATGTCTACGTGTTTGGTTATTCCGTCCCGCCGTCAACTATTCCACCTGGTGCGACGGCCTGTCGGCGCCCCCGCGCGGGATGCCTTTGAACGGGTTGATGAGCCGATGCCCGAACTCTTGCCGGGCAGTGTGCTGGTCGCGAACCGCTATTTGTCGGTCGATCCCTATATGCGCGAATGCATGGATGAGGAATGGGAGTTGCATCGACCGCTGGAGGGGCGAAGCCTGGGACAGGTTGTGGCATCGCAGTCCGAGAGCCTGCCGGTGGGCAGCTGGGTGTTTCACCGGCAGGGCTGGGCAACGCACGCGCGGGTTCCCGAGGAGGACGCGCGCCATATCGAGGTGCCGTCATCCGTGCCTCCCAGGGTGTGGCTGGGACTGCTGGGCGGCACAGGCCTGACCGCGTACGTGGCGCTGACCCGCATAGCGGCATTGCAGCCGGGGCAATCGGTGCTGGTCAATGCGGCGGCGGGGGGCGTGGGCATGGCCGCCGCGATCATGGCCAGGCGGCTTGGCGCCGGAAAGATCGTCGGCTGCACCGGTTCGGCGGACAAGACCGCACGGTTGATGCGCGACGGAATCTACGACCGGGTTGTCGATTACCGGTCGCCCGGCGCCTGGCGCGAGCTGGCCGATGCGTTGCCCGGCGGAGCCGATGTCGCCCTGGAAAATGTCGGAGGAGCGCACCTCGCGCGGACCATCGAGCTGATGGCGCCGCATGGCCGCATCGCCTGGGTGGGGGCGGTCAGCCAGTATAATGGCGACGTCGTGCCCGTTGAGAATCTGTACCGGCTGATCGAGAAACGGCTGACCTTGCGCGGGTTTCTGGTCAGCGATCACCGCACTGTTCAATCCGAGCTGGAAAGCTGGCTGCTTCCGGCCCTGATGCGCCGCGAACTGCCGCTGGCCGATACGGTTGTTCACGGCTTCGAGCATTGCGCCGAGGCGTTTCTGGCCATGCTGGAAGGCCGCAATCTGGGAAAAATGATCGTCGAACTCTGA
- a CDS encoding methyl-accepting chemotaxis protein, with amino-acid sequence MLSLLIVGAIGMWEQKQANDRFNYLKMNTFPSISALDDAQDGLTQSRTGTYRHIIDSEDSQKAVDQQVINAADKKIDEALARYEKDLVSNEADKALLDKDRRILADYRVARDAILRLSLEHKRQEAEQAIRTGPMRIKSSELNKALLEHVKFNHDLADSLSHDNEAAYDRALTVSLAIVAASLAACAMLGWMLFSHIRSSLDAIRAVVTGVGQSLDFRLRVNTGRKDEIGETAEAFNGLLEQLQLSFREIRQSIQSVDIAIESMAANTTQIARSSETQSEAAAAMAAAVEEMTVSINHVSDRALEAAGQTRSAGNAAALGGQVIQSTVTGINQVSASIREAAGHIDQLQGDSQTIATVMGIIRDIADQTNLLALNAAIEAARAGEMGRGFAVVADEVRKLAERTAQSTTEISGVVGKMQTSTREAVSSMESVVGKANQEADGARKANEAIDRIQSSSRQAMELVNDISGSISEQTSASNTIAQRVEQIAQMAEENSSAVGSSADAAKALHHQARSILQTVARYQVD; translated from the coding sequence ATGTTGTCGTTGCTTATCGTTGGCGCTATCGGAATGTGGGAGCAGAAACAGGCCAACGATCGTTTCAATTACCTGAAAATGAACACGTTTCCAAGTATTTCGGCGCTGGATGACGCGCAAGACGGCTTGACTCAGTCGCGTACCGGTACGTACCGGCATATCATCGACTCGGAGGACAGCCAGAAAGCGGTCGATCAGCAGGTGATCAATGCGGCCGACAAGAAAATCGATGAAGCCCTGGCCCGTTATGAAAAGGACCTGGTATCCAATGAAGCGGACAAGGCGCTGCTGGACAAGGATCGGCGCATCCTGGCCGATTACCGCGTAGCCCGCGATGCCATTTTGCGGTTGTCGCTAGAACATAAACGGCAAGAGGCCGAGCAGGCCATTCGCACAGGACCGATGCGCATCAAAAGTAGCGAACTGAACAAGGCCTTGCTGGAACATGTCAAATTCAACCATGATCTGGCCGATAGTTTGTCCCATGACAACGAAGCCGCGTATGACCGGGCGTTGACGGTCTCGCTTGCCATCGTTGCGGCGAGCCTGGCGGCGTGCGCGATGCTTGGCTGGATGCTGTTCAGCCATATCCGTTCGAGTCTGGACGCCATCCGCGCTGTCGTTACCGGAGTCGGCCAGTCACTGGATTTCCGGCTTCGCGTCAACACGGGGCGCAAGGATGAAATCGGCGAAACAGCGGAAGCCTTCAATGGTTTGCTTGAGCAGTTGCAGCTCAGTTTCCGGGAGATCCGCCAGAGTATTCAGTCCGTCGATATCGCCATCGAGAGCATGGCGGCCAACACCACCCAGATCGCGCGCAGTTCCGAAACGCAAAGCGAAGCCGCGGCCGCCATGGCCGCCGCGGTGGAAGAAATGACGGTAAGTATCAATCATGTGTCCGACCGAGCCCTGGAAGCCGCGGGCCAGACCCGTTCAGCCGGTAATGCCGCCGCTCTGGGAGGGCAGGTCATTCAATCGACCGTGACGGGTATCAATCAGGTTTCCGCGTCGATTCGCGAGGCCGCTGGTCACATTGATCAATTGCAGGGCGACAGCCAGACCATCGCAACCGTGATGGGCATCATCAGAGACATCGCCGATCAGACCAACCTGCTGGCGCTCAATGCCGCCATCGAAGCGGCACGCGCCGGGGAAATGGGCCGGGGATTCGCCGTGGTCGCCGATGAAGTGCGCAAGCTGGCCGAGCGAACGGCGCAATCGACAACAGAAATTTCCGGGGTGGTCGGCAAAATGCAGACCAGCACGCGCGAGGCGGTGAGCAGCATGGAGTCTGTGGTCGGCAAGGCCAACCAGGAGGCGGACGGAGCGAGAAAAGCGAACGAAGCGATCGATCGCATCCAGTCCAGTTCCCGGCAGGCGATGGAACTGGTCAACGATATTTCGGGAAGCATCTCCGAACAGACGAGCGCCAGCAATACCATCGCGCAGCGGGTGGAGCAGATCGCACAGATGGCGGAAGAAAACTCGAGCGCGGTCGGCAGTTCAGCCGATGCCGCAAAAGCGTTGCACCACCAGGCGCGCTCCATTTTGCAGACGGTGGCGCGTTATCAGGTGGACTGA
- a CDS encoding LysR family transcriptional regulator: MKVFCQVVDSGSMANAARVLALAPASVTGTVARLERHLGVSLLRRSTRTLGVTEAGEAWYRHARQILRQTAEAEETAKKHAREPHGRLRVTASAGVARSFLYPWLPDFCRQYPLIGVDLHISDRLVDLRAQGMDLALRTGPVTGADYVALPLARYPHLTCASPAYLAMHGTPAHPDELERHACLTYQTRAEWRYQAGEETLDYTVTGHLVSNDANALLAWAEGGLGIVRQPAWAVAAALKEGRLTPLLEAYTVRRTSQLTILHAVLPEQGFRPRKVEAFLAALRRHAPNVWPGTAEPPPPA, from the coding sequence ATGAAAGTTTTTTGCCAGGTCGTCGACTCGGGAAGCATGGCCAACGCGGCAAGGGTGCTGGCCCTGGCGCCCGCCAGCGTCACGGGAACCGTCGCGCGTCTCGAACGGCACCTCGGTGTCAGTCTGTTGCGCCGAAGCACGCGGACCCTGGGAGTCACGGAAGCCGGTGAGGCGTGGTACCGGCATGCGCGTCAGATTCTGCGCCAGACCGCGGAGGCGGAAGAAACGGCAAAGAAGCATGCGCGCGAACCGCACGGACGGCTGCGCGTCACCGCCAGCGCCGGCGTGGCGCGCAGCTTCCTCTACCCCTGGTTGCCCGATTTCTGCCGGCAATACCCGTTGATCGGCGTCGATTTGCACATCAGCGACCGGCTGGTCGATCTGCGCGCACAGGGCATGGATCTCGCGCTGCGCACCGGGCCGGTCACCGGAGCGGACTATGTCGCGCTGCCGTTGGCGCGCTACCCCCATCTGACCTGCGCGAGTCCGGCCTATCTGGCCATGCACGGCACCCCAGCGCATCCGGACGAACTGGAACGCCATGCGTGCCTCACCTATCAAACCCGCGCGGAATGGCGCTATCAGGCGGGGGAAGAAACGCTCGATTACACGGTGACCGGACACCTGGTCAGCAATGATGCGAATGCGCTACTGGCCTGGGCGGAAGGAGGACTGGGTATTGTGCGGCAACCGGCCTGGGCGGTGGCCGCGGCCCTGAAGGAAGGGCGGCTGACGCCGCTGCTGGAGGCCTACACCGTGCGCCGGACGAGTCAGTTGACGATATTGCATGCCGTTCTGCCGGAACAGGGTTTCCGGCCGCGCAAGGTCGAGGCGTTCCTGGCCGCCCTTCGCCGCCATGCGCCGAACGTCTGGCCCGGGACAGCGGAGCCGCCACCGCCCGCCTGA
- a CDS encoding GNAT family N-acetyltransferase has product MTTPLPRQPDLHVLPYADEEARRVINEGLGRYNIAHAGIDDDQPLDVTVTDPQTGRPAGGLTGRTSLGVFFINVFYLPESLRQQGLGSRILGLAEDEARRRGCRTAMLFTMEIQAPDFYRKHGYVEFGRVDCRPDGNARVFLQKTLHQPDRHTQST; this is encoded by the coding sequence ATGACCACCCCCCTGCCTCGGCAACCCGATCTCCACGTCCTGCCCTATGCCGATGAAGAAGCTCGCCGCGTCATCAACGAAGGCCTTGGCCGCTACAACATCGCGCATGCCGGAATCGACGATGACCAGCCGCTGGACGTAACGGTGACCGATCCGCAAACCGGCCGACCCGCCGGCGGATTGACAGGGCGTACATCGCTCGGCGTGTTTTTCATCAATGTCTTTTACCTGCCCGAGTCGCTCCGGCAGCAGGGACTGGGCTCGCGAATCCTCGGGCTTGCCGAAGACGAGGCCCGCCGCCGGGGCTGTCGGACGGCCATGCTGTTCACCATGGAAATCCAGGCACCCGATTTCTATCGCAAGCATGGCTACGTGGAGTTCGGCAGGGTGGATTGCCGGCCGGATGGCAATGCCAGGGTATTTCTGCAAAAAACGCTACATCAGCCCGATCGGCACACTCAGTCCACCTGA
- a CDS encoding DegT/DnrJ/EryC1/StrS family aminotransferase — translation MVSELAVHGGRPVRTAVWPGWPVSSSRTLENLQAVLASERWSISGPYRGTVSFEQRFASAFAAFTGSRYCVPAASGTSSLTMALEGAGVGAGDEVIVPAVSWVASASAVLGVNAVPILVDIDPRTGCLDPAAVERALTPRCRAVTVVHLGSAVADLTALLKLCQRHGIPLIEDCAQAHGARFANRHVGTFGIAGTFSMQHSKLLTSGEGGAVITDDGDLARRLAHLRADGRSFGDEPPGPDQMELQETAELMGSNYCLSEFHAAILLAQLEKLEAENTTRRDNAARLDALLRELGCEPQATSPGTTARAYYTYVLGLPAPALARAPVERIAEALSAELGLTCKPMYASLNHCRLYRPETRRRFALSEAFQEAVRPRRFELPAAEAFARSHIALPHRLLLADASAMADVQRAMDKVLSHVGRL, via the coding sequence ATGGTGTCCGAGCTTGCCGTTCATGGCGGTCGCCCTGTCCGTACCGCCGTTTGGCCGGGGTGGCCCGTCAGTTCATCCCGAACACTTGAAAATCTTCAGGCGGTTCTGGCCAGCGAGCGCTGGTCGATCAGCGGCCCATACCGCGGAACCGTTTCCTTCGAGCAGCGCTTCGCTTCGGCGTTCGCCGCGTTCACCGGCTCGCGGTATTGCGTTCCGGCCGCCTCCGGAACATCCAGTCTGACCATGGCGCTGGAGGGGGCGGGCGTCGGCGCGGGAGACGAGGTGATCGTGCCTGCCGTGTCCTGGGTCGCCTCGGCGTCCGCCGTGCTGGGCGTCAACGCTGTGCCGATCCTGGTCGACATCGATCCGCGCACCGGATGTCTGGATCCGGCCGCCGTGGAGCGGGCGCTGACTCCCCGCTGCCGGGCCGTTACCGTGGTGCACCTGGGCTCGGCCGTCGCCGACCTGACCGCGCTGCTGAAGCTTTGCCAACGCCACGGCATTCCATTGATCGAGGATTGCGCCCAGGCGCATGGCGCGCGTTTCGCGAACCGTCATGTGGGCACATTCGGCATCGCCGGCACGTTCAGCATGCAGCACAGCAAGTTGTTGACCAGCGGAGAGGGCGGCGCGGTGATCACCGATGACGGGGATCTGGCCAGAAGGCTGGCGCATTTGCGGGCCGATGGGCGCAGCTTCGGCGATGAACCGCCCGGGCCGGATCAGATGGAGCTGCAGGAGACCGCGGAGCTGATGGGGTCGAACTATTGCCTGTCGGAATTTCACGCGGCCATTTTGCTCGCCCAACTGGAAAAGCTGGAAGCCGAAAACACCACGCGCCGCGACAACGCGGCGCGCCTTGACGCGCTGCTGCGGGAGCTGGGCTGCGAGCCGCAGGCGACCTCGCCCGGCACCACCGCGCGCGCCTACTACACCTATGTGCTCGGATTGCCCGCTCCGGCGCTGGCCCGCGCGCCGGTGGAGCGCATCGCCGAGGCGCTGTCGGCGGAATTGGGGCTGACCTGCAAACCGATGTATGCGTCCTTGAACCATTGCCGGCTGTACCGGCCGGAAACCCGCCGCCGTTTCGCTCTGAGCGAGGCGTTCCAGGAGGCGGTGCGGCCGAGGCGATTCGAACTTCCCGCCGCGGAAGCGTTCGCGCGCAGCCATATCGCATTGCCGCACCGGCTGTTGCTGGCCGATGCCTCCGCGATGGCGGATGTTCAGCGCGCCATGGATAAGGTGCTGTCCCATGTCGGCAGGTTGTGA
- the ahpC gene encoding alkyl hydroperoxide reductase subunit C → MSIINSQIKPFTAEAFHNGAFINVSDETLQGKWSVVFFYPADFTFVCPTELGDLADLYPEFQKLGVEIYSVSTDTHFTHKAWHDTSDTIKKIQYPMLGDPTHAISRNFGVLIEEEGLADRGTFVIDPEGRIQIVEITSGGVGRDASELLRKVKAAQYVANHPGEVCPAKWKEGEATLAPSLDLIGKI, encoded by the coding sequence ATGTCCATCATCAACAGCCAAATCAAACCGTTCACCGCCGAAGCCTTCCATAACGGCGCGTTCATCAACGTCAGCGATGAAACCCTGCAAGGCAAGTGGTCGGTCGTCTTCTTCTACCCGGCCGACTTCACCTTCGTCTGCCCGACCGAACTGGGCGACCTGGCCGATCTGTACCCCGAATTCCAGAAGCTGGGTGTGGAGATCTACTCGGTATCCACCGATACCCACTTCACCCACAAGGCCTGGCACGACACGTCCGACACGATCAAGAAAATCCAGTACCCGATGCTGGGTGATCCGACGCACGCCATCTCCCGCAACTTCGGCGTGCTGATCGAAGAAGAAGGCCTGGCCGATCGCGGCACCTTCGTGATCGATCCCGAAGGCCGCATCCAGATCGTCGAAATCACCTCCGGCGGAGTCGGCCGCGACGCTTCCGAACTGCTGCGCAAGGTCAAGGCCGCGCAGTACGTCGCCAACCACCCGGGCGAAGTGTGCCCGGCCAAGTGGAAAGAAGGCGAAGCCACCCTCGCGCCGTCGCTCGACCTGATCGGCAAGATCTGA
- a CDS encoding ATP-binding cassette domain-containing protein — translation MEAIEVRQLRFAHGDHVLFDNCSVTLRAGRLYGLIGPNGAGKTTFFNLLRGDERPQGGGIESGIAPHRIGMLVQDYAAFSKLRVSEAFDFIGLINREAGAPGWHALLDNLAVDNRERAARLALKPLWTLSTGERRWLYLEWLLKLPGLDCLLLDEPTAGVDPEYRLLIGQRIRDALTVQRLIVISSHLLDELGGLCDEILLIRDRRIEGFAGLDAFACAFNAASADAAFVSAIRTPAS, via the coding sequence ATGGAAGCGATCGAAGTCCGGCAATTACGCTTCGCCCATGGCGATCACGTGCTGTTCGACAACTGCAGCGTCACGCTGCGCGCCGGCCGGCTATACGGGTTGATCGGCCCGAACGGCGCGGGCAAGACCACATTCTTCAATTTGCTGCGGGGCGACGAGCGTCCCCAGGGGGGCGGGATCGAGTCGGGGATCGCGCCCCACAGGATCGGCATGCTGGTTCAGGACTATGCGGCTTTCTCGAAACTCAGAGTATCCGAAGCGTTCGATTTCATTGGACTGATCAACCGGGAAGCCGGCGCGCCAGGCTGGCACGCCCTGCTGGACAATCTGGCCGTCGACAACCGGGAACGGGCGGCGCGTCTGGCGCTCAAGCCCCTGTGGACGCTGAGCACCGGGGAGCGCCGCTGGCTGTATCTGGAATGGCTGCTGAAACTTCCCGGCCTGGATTGCCTGCTGCTTGACGAGCCGACCGCCGGCGTCGATCCGGAATACAGGCTGCTTATCGGTCAGCGTATCCGCGACGCGCTGACTGTGCAGCGGCTGATCGTGATCTCTTCGCATCTTCTGGATGAGTTGGGAGGACTTTGCGACGAAATCCTGCTGATCCGCGACCGGCGCATCGAAGGCTTTGCCGGGCTTGACGCCTTCGCCTGCGCCTTCAATGCCGCGAGCGCCGACGCCGCTTTTGTGTCGGCCATCCGAACTCCGGCCTCCTGA
- a CDS encoding EthD domain-containing protein, whose product MTDLAREPLFRPPHLPSAPGSNRPLTVLCSFLSRADSTPLDIRRRADDHMLDHEGNPLGDPAAHTAANAFETDANLNFEHWGEYWRKVHGVRFIHAEEADDRSLERLLRYDQLHRFAPGPTHTDAPPYRAPVDAQGKLWPTVIGHIEPYRRPRWDGVAYLNFAGAEDIATVLGNARVREKILPEDRVIFRDIAPVLARQYVVVPSADGNEAVTLVKTHHRSPAIDRDTFQRWWRHEHARHAAAHARPWVKRYAQLHAIGPTEPGQPLYHPEASKIDGVTLMSFASVGDLEDFLRSSAWQAIGEDEARMTDTKASEWWTAIGMVLVNRIGPEVATDPNG is encoded by the coding sequence ATGACCGACCTTGCCAGGGAGCCCCTGTTCCGCCCCCCCCACCTGCCATCCGCGCCGGGCAGCAACCGGCCGTTGACCGTGCTGTGCTCGTTTCTCTCACGGGCCGATTCGACACCGCTCGACATACGGCGACGCGCGGATGACCATATGCTCGATCATGAGGGCAATCCCCTTGGCGACCCGGCCGCTCATACCGCCGCCAACGCCTTCGAGACCGATGCCAACCTCAACTTCGAACATTGGGGCGAGTACTGGCGTAAAGTCCACGGCGTGCGCTTCATCCATGCCGAAGAAGCGGATGACCGCAGCCTGGAGCGCCTGCTGCGCTACGACCAGCTGCACCGTTTCGCGCCGGGTCCGACCCACACCGATGCGCCGCCGTATCGCGCGCCGGTCGATGCCCAAGGCAAGCTGTGGCCGACCGTTATCGGTCATATCGAGCCCTATCGCCGCCCGCGCTGGGACGGCGTCGCCTATCTGAATTTCGCCGGCGCGGAAGACATCGCCACGGTATTGGGCAATGCCCGCGTACGCGAAAAAATCCTGCCCGAGGACCGGGTGATCTTTCGGGACATCGCACCGGTACTGGCCCGCCAGTACGTGGTTGTGCCCAGCGCCGACGGCAACGAGGCGGTCACGCTGGTCAAGACGCATCACCGCTCGCCGGCCATCGACCGCGACACCTTTCAGCGCTGGTGGCGGCACGAACATGCCCGACACGCCGCCGCGCATGCCCGGCCCTGGGTGAAACGCTACGCGCAGCTTCACGCCATCGGGCCGACCGAGCCCGGGCAGCCGCTCTATCACCCAGAGGCGAGCAAGATCGATGGCGTCACGCTGATGAGCTTCGCCAGTGTCGGCGACCTGGAGGATTTTCTGCGCAGCTCAGCCTGGCAGGCGATCGGCGAAGACGAGGCCCGCATGACGGATACGAAGGCCAGTGAATGGTGGACGGCGATCGGCATGGTGCTGGTCAACCGTATCGGGCCGGAGGTGGCAACGGATCCGAACGGTTAA
- a CDS encoding MFS transporter has translation MNCSSLQPLRNGSLVLLALCSGLGVANVYYLQPGLSLVQAEFGAGPDQVAWVPALTQACYALGMLLLAPLGDTVPRRTLILVKAAMLAVMLLAASVAPGLGMLAAVSAVIGLLGSLGQDFVPIAAQMSSDTQRGRAVGVITTGLLSGILLSRTLGGLVASTLGWRIMQALAAILMLLVMVIARQTVPALPPASQSRYGKLLASLWTYWREYRALRLAVLTQALLAATLGAFWSTLALVLAAPPFDQGAGVAGAFGVAGAAGAFAAPLFGRIADRRGPLSAVRAGCLLTCAAFLGMAGLPASLWSLAAGAVVFDLGVMAALVSHQFIVNSLDPQARSRLNGLLMTGAMAGMAAGAAMGGLIWTHAGLAGLYGFAAMAGLCALAVSFLHSTTESPRP, from the coding sequence ATGAATTGCTCCTCTCTTCAGCCGCTCAGGAACGGCAGCCTGGTATTGCTGGCGCTATGCTCGGGACTTGGCGTCGCCAACGTTTACTACCTTCAGCCCGGCCTTTCCCTGGTGCAGGCGGAGTTTGGCGCAGGCCCGGATCAGGTGGCCTGGGTGCCGGCGCTGACCCAGGCCTGTTACGCGCTGGGCATGCTGCTCCTCGCGCCGCTGGGCGATACGGTTCCACGGCGCACGCTGATTCTGGTCAAGGCGGCGATGCTGGCCGTCATGCTGCTCGCGGCCAGCGTGGCGCCGGGACTTGGCATGCTCGCCGCCGTCAGCGCCGTCATCGGCCTGCTTGGCAGCCTCGGCCAGGATTTCGTGCCGATCGCCGCGCAGATGTCCTCCGATACGCAGCGCGGTCGCGCCGTGGGCGTGATCACCACCGGATTGCTCAGCGGTATTCTGCTGTCGCGGACCCTGGGCGGGCTGGTCGCCAGCACGCTGGGCTGGCGAATCATGCAGGCGCTGGCGGCGATCCTGATGCTGCTGGTCATGGTCATCGCCCGGCAAACCGTGCCCGCCTTGCCGCCGGCCAGTCAAAGCCGCTATGGCAAGCTGCTGGCCAGCCTCTGGACATACTGGCGCGAGTACCGCGCGTTGCGGCTCGCCGTGCTCACCCAGGCCCTTCTGGCGGCGACCCTGGGCGCTTTCTGGTCCACCCTGGCGCTGGTTCTGGCCGCGCCGCCTTTTGATCAGGGCGCCGGCGTGGCCGGGGCTTTCGGCGTCGCTGGCGCCGCCGGCGCGTTCGCCGCGCCGCTTTTCGGCCGTATCGCCGACCGGCGCGGCCCGCTGTCCGCGGTCAGGGCCGGATGCCTGCTGACCTGCGCCGCCTTTCTTGGCATGGCCGGGCTGCCCGCCAGCCTGTGGAGCCTCGCGGCGGGCGCCGTTGTTTTCGATCTGGGCGTGATGGCTGCGCTGGTGTCCCACCAGTTCATCGTCAATAGTCTTGACCCGCAGGCCCGCAGCCGGCTCAACGGTCTTCTGATGACCGGCGCCATGGCCGGAATGGCGGCGGGCGCCGCCATGGGCGGACTGATCTGGACGCACGCCGGCCTCGCCGGACTTTACGGATTCGCCGCGATGGCCGGGCTGTGCGCCCTGGCCGTCTCGTTTCTTCACTCAACCACCGAAAGCCCCCGACCATGA